From the genome of Methanothermobacter sp., one region includes:
- a CDS encoding metallophosphoesterase, which yields MSTKYRGGLIEVGGSDNLLVVTDLHGNLTDFKIYLKIWEKDYNREYPIVFTGDFIHSMGYEDGSVEILETLRVYYRRYKNFHLLLGNHEWSHITGIDVFKGGINQSLSFERLLNEKFGDNWMEKLESYKRFFKELPFAVKTKNKVFISHAGPSRHIRGLDDIINIKEGGYQSPAVYEMLWNRYGSYLEEDIDEFLRRVKCNAMIVGHTPVDGYQIIGNQIILSSSYSAGRKAYINLDLKAGIESAQDLIQMIKFIQY from the coding sequence ATGTCAACGAAATATAGGGGTGGCCTCATAGAAGTTGGTGGAAGTGACAATTTACTTGTTGTGACAGATCTTCATGGTAATCTCACAGACTTTAAAATATATCTTAAAATATGGGAAAAAGACTACAACAGAGAATATCCTATTGTCTTCACTGGAGATTTCATACACTCCATGGGATACGAGGACGGATCAGTAGAAATCCTAGAAACATTGAGAGTATATTATCGCCGTTATAAGAATTTCCATCTTCTCCTTGGAAATCATGAATGGTCACATATCACAGGCATAGATGTTTTTAAAGGTGGCATAAACCAGAGCCTATCATTCGAGAGATTATTAAATGAAAAATTTGGGGATAATTGGATGGAAAAGCTAGAATCATATAAAAGATTCTTCAAAGAATTGCCATTCGCTGTTAAAACAAAAAATAAAGTCTTCATAAGCCATGCTGGTCCATCAAGGCATATAAGGGGCCTAGATGATATAATCAACATAAAAGAGGGTGGCTACCAAAGCCCAGCGGTATATGAGATGTTATGGAACCGTTACGGATCCTACCTAGAAGAGGACATAGATGAATTCCTGAGGAGAGTTAAATGTAATGCCATGATAGTTGGGCACACCCCAGTGGATGGCTACCAGATTATAGGCAACCAGATCATACTATCATCAAGTTACAGCGCAGGAAGAAAGGCCTATATAAACCTAGACCTAAAAGCGGGAATAGAAAGCGCCCAAGACCTTATCCAGATGATAAAATTCATACAATATTAG
- a CDS encoding LL-diaminopimelate aminotransferase, producing the protein MTLINENYLHLEESYLFSKINQKVEKYKKENPKANIISMGIGDVTRPLPQTVIEAFHKAVDEMAHKETFKGYGPEQGYPFLREAIIENDYKKRGIKLTIDEVFISDGAKCDTANIQEIFSTENKVAITDPVYPVYVESNVMAGRGGPQNKKGQYNGIIYLPCTAENNFQPPLPEKKADLIYLCYPNNPTGTSLTKDQLKEWVDYARDNNSIILFDGAYEAYIQEKKIPHSIYEIDGAREVAIEFRSFSKTAGFTGTRCAYTIVPEEVEAEDSQGKKYKLNNLWNRRQTTKFNGVSYPVQAAAAATYTKKGQKEIKESIKYYMENAKIIRENLKDTGLEYYGGINAPYIWVKTPNNMSSWQFFDKLLNEAQVVVTPGTGFGPHGEGYIRISAFNTQKNTKEAMERIKRIEFQ; encoded by the coding sequence TTGACACTAATCAACGAAAATTACCTACACCTCGAAGAAAGCTACCTATTCTCCAAAATCAACCAAAAAGTAGAAAAATACAAAAAAGAAAACCCAAAAGCCAACATAATAAGCATGGGAATAGGAGACGTTACAAGACCACTACCACAAACAGTCATAGAAGCATTCCACAAAGCAGTAGATGAAATGGCCCACAAGGAAACATTCAAAGGATACGGTCCAGAACAAGGCTACCCATTCCTCCGAGAAGCAATAATAGAAAACGACTACAAAAAAAGGGGCATAAAACTAACCATAGATGAAGTTTTCATAAGCGACGGTGCAAAATGCGACACAGCAAACATCCAAGAAATATTCAGCACCGAAAATAAAGTCGCCATAACAGACCCAGTATACCCAGTATATGTCGAAAGTAATGTCATGGCAGGCCGCGGAGGACCACAAAACAAAAAAGGCCAATACAACGGCATCATATACCTACCCTGCACGGCAGAAAACAACTTCCAACCACCCCTACCCGAAAAAAAAGCAGACCTAATCTATCTCTGTTACCCAAACAATCCAACAGGAACAAGCCTGACAAAAGACCAATTAAAAGAATGGGTAGATTATGCAAGGGACAACAATAGCATAATACTATTTGATGGAGCATACGAAGCATACATACAAGAAAAAAAGATACCGCACAGCATCTATGAAATAGATGGGGCCAGAGAGGTTGCGATAGAATTCAGAAGCTTCTCGAAGACAGCAGGCTTCACAGGTACAAGATGCGCCTATACAATAGTACCAGAAGAAGTAGAAGCAGAAGACAGCCAAGGCAAAAAATACAAATTAAACAACCTGTGGAACAGAAGACAAACCACAAAATTCAATGGCGTATCCTATCCAGTACAGGCTGCCGCAGCAGCAACATACACCAAAAAAGGACAAAAAGAAATCAAAGAATCAATAAAATACTACATGGAAAATGCGAAGATAATAAGAGAAAACCTAAAAGACACGGGCCTAGAATATTATGGTGGAATCAATGCACCATACATTTGGGTTAAAACACCAAATAATATGAGCTCATGGCAATTCTTCGACAAACTCCTAAATGAGGCGCAGGTAGTTGTGACACCAGGCACAGGATTCGGACCCCACGGAGAAGGATACATCAGGATATCAGCATTCAACACTCAAAAAAACACCAAAGAGGCAATGGAAAGAATAAAAAGAATAGAATTCCAATAA
- the idsA gene encoding short chain isoprenyl diphosphate synthase IdsA encodes METLGEYSKLINPKLEEILADITPESLYEASMHLISAGGKKIRPTLALLSCQAVGGEIEDAMNVATAIELIHTFSLIHDDIMDKDEMRRGQPSVHVLWGESMAILAGDILFSKAFESTLKTRIDEISYKRVTSALSTIIDSCVKICEGQALDIGFEENFNIKEEEYLEMIYKKTAALISAATRSGAIMGGGTHEEIEALGEYGKLIGLAFQIHDDYLDIAGNEKTLGKPIGSDIAEGKMTILTVKTLEKASKQDREKLIGILEAKSQEGVNEAIKIFEKYGTIEYAHRLAKEYTKRAKEKIKILQESQAKKLLKEIADFIIERKH; translated from the coding sequence ATGGAAACACTTGGAGAATACTCCAAGCTCATAAACCCAAAACTAGAAGAAATATTAGCTGACATAACACCAGAGAGCCTATACGAGGCTTCAATGCACCTCATAAGTGCCGGGGGTAAAAAGATCAGGCCAACACTAGCCTTACTCAGTTGCCAGGCCGTAGGTGGTGAAATAGAGGATGCCATGAATGTTGCAACAGCTATCGAGCTAATACACACATTCTCACTAATACATGATGATATCATGGACAAAGATGAGATGAGAAGAGGCCAACCATCAGTTCACGTACTCTGGGGAGAATCCATGGCAATACTCGCAGGTGACATACTATTCTCCAAGGCCTTCGAAAGCACTTTAAAGACTAGAATCGATGAAATCTCATACAAGCGTGTTACGAGCGCACTATCAACTATCATAGATTCTTGCGTGAAAATATGTGAAGGACAAGCACTAGACATAGGCTTTGAAGAAAACTTCAACATCAAAGAAGAAGAATACCTTGAAATGATCTACAAGAAAACAGCAGCACTCATATCAGCCGCCACAAGATCCGGGGCTATAATGGGTGGGGGTACACACGAAGAAATCGAAGCACTAGGAGAATATGGGAAACTAATAGGATTAGCATTCCAAATCCATGACGACTACCTAGACATAGCAGGCAACGAAAAAACCTTGGGAAAACCAATAGGAAGCGACATAGCAGAAGGAAAAATGACAATACTCACAGTAAAAACCCTAGAAAAAGCCTCAAAACAGGACAGGGAAAAACTGATAGGAATATTAGAAGCCAAAAGCCAAGAAGGCGTCAATGAAGCCATAAAAATTTTCGAAAAATATGGAACAATAGAATATGCCCACAGATTAGCCAAAGAATACACCAAAAGAGCCAAAGAAAAAATCAAAATACTACAAGAATCACAAGCCAAAAAACTCCTAAAAGAAATAGCAGACTTCATAATCGAAAGAAAACACTAA
- a CDS encoding radical SAM protein yields the protein MKISHISVSDKITLLVCGCNFKCKYCFFKPQDCTSLTAKSLYDMLSKIKKVYNLSMITIAGGEPTLQDDLPNLTRFLDGNFHSILSTNGSHLLEIIDKLKVNEVHVNLKALDDKKHKILTSQSNKRILEVVEYLGENKRDLNFKVEISTVLIPGIIGVSEIGKIAKFIGRWDLPYHIIAHVPSRLNAPRPSKSILEAAKKISQKYLSNVSTSLESRRHRRGKKILIQKSLIIKE from the coding sequence ATGAAAATTTCCCATATTTCAGTAAGTGATAAGATAACATTGCTCGTATGCGGGTGCAATTTCAAGTGTAAATATTGTTTTTTCAAACCGCAAGATTGCACAAGTCTTACAGCGAAGAGCCTATATGATATGCTTTCCAAAATAAAAAAGGTATACAATCTCTCTATGATTACAATAGCCGGTGGGGAACCCACTCTCCAAGATGATCTCCCAAATTTGACGAGATTCCTAGATGGAAACTTTCACAGTATATTATCCACCAATGGATCACACTTACTTGAAATAATAGACAAATTAAAAGTCAATGAAGTCCATGTGAACCTTAAGGCTTTGGATGATAAAAAACATAAGATTCTCACCTCTCAATCAAATAAAAGAATCCTTGAAGTCGTAGAATATCTTGGAGAAAACAAGAGGGATCTTAATTTTAAAGTGGAAATTTCAACCGTACTCATACCTGGTATAATTGGGGTGTCTGAAATTGGGAAGATCGCAAAATTTATTGGAAGATGGGATCTACCATATCATATAATAGCCCATGTGCCCAGTCGTTTGAATGCGCCGAGACCATCAAAGAGCATATTAGAGGCTGCGAAGAAAATCAGCCAAAAATACTTATCAAATGTTTCAACTTCACTAGAATCTAGAAGGCATAGAAGAGGAAAAAAGATACTCATCCAAAAAAGTTTGATAATAAAAGAATAA
- a CDS encoding helix-turn-helix domain-containing protein: MKTLVTNLRGRCLFDVTMRNKVDGLILVQSEKFNDLSLERFVKGGLIKIETEDPLKACYKISEIIRGAKKHGKVYVAYNGDDIGGLLAFAAFKEGVDAIFTCFRETSVRLPIPKLDISDSKLKILEVLEDENLTAVEIAKKVGVSRAMVYKHLSDLIEMGLVKQSHLLEKYSITKAGKFVTI; the protein is encoded by the coding sequence ATGAAGACTCTTGTTACAAATTTGAGGGGCCGATGCCTCTTTGATGTTACAATGAGGAATAAAGTAGATGGTTTGATACTAGTTCAGAGCGAAAAATTTAATGACTTATCCCTCGAAAGGTTCGTTAAAGGCGGTCTTATAAAAATAGAAACTGAAGACCCACTTAAAGCATGCTATAAGATATCTGAGATTATAAGGGGGGCTAAAAAGCATGGTAAAGTCTATGTAGCCTATAATGGCGACGATATTGGAGGTCTTCTAGCATTTGCAGCCTTCAAAGAGGGTGTTGATGCTATCTTCACTTGTTTCAGGGAAACCTCGGTCAGATTACCCATTCCTAAGCTTGATATATCAGATTCAAAACTTAAGATTTTAGAGGTTTTAGAGGATGAAAATTTAACTGCTGTAGAAATCGCGAAAAAGGTTGGAGTATCAAGGGCCATGGTTTATAAGCATTTAAGTGACCTTATAGAGATGGGACTTGTGAAGCAGTCCCATCTCCTGGAAAAGTATTCTATTACAAAAGCGGGAAAATTCGTTACAATATAG
- a CDS encoding tributyrin esterase codes for MKTELVISGDDLSTRKINKMIKEGLKDNTKKFIIENNKKLDSLVVGIREEAEFILKGEFGDFIGALNDGAQIKVIGNTGRYLGDNMTAGEIIVEGSAEDGVGFGTYNGTIVVHGDAGNGVGQLNKGGTIIIDGDIKDLAGLYMLSGDIIVTGDAGKDTGDWIIGGNIYVAGDFETGTNAKVSKLEKEDILKLSKLFYDYGIEAEVEEFKKIQRKKLRPFYG; via the coding sequence ATGAAAACAGAATTAGTAATCTCAGGAGATGACCTATCTACCCGAAAAATCAACAAAATGATAAAAGAAGGCCTAAAAGACAACACAAAAAAATTCATAATAGAAAACAACAAAAAACTCGACTCACTCGTCGTAGGAATACGAGAAGAAGCAGAATTCATACTAAAAGGAGAATTCGGCGACTTCATAGGAGCACTCAACGACGGCGCCCAGATAAAAGTCATCGGAAACACTGGAAGATACCTAGGAGACAATATGACAGCAGGAGAAATAATAGTTGAAGGATCAGCCGAAGACGGCGTCGGATTCGGAACCTACAACGGCACAATAGTAGTCCACGGAGACGCTGGAAACGGCGTTGGACAATTAAACAAAGGAGGAACAATCATCATAGACGGGGACATAAAAGATCTCGCAGGATTATACATGCTAAGCGGGGACATAATAGTAACAGGAGACGCTGGAAAAGACACAGGAGATTGGATAATCGGAGGCAACATTTACGTGGCAGGGGACTTCGAAACAGGAACCAACGCCAAAGTAAGCAAATTAGAAAAAGAAGACATACTAAAACTCTCAAAACTCTTTTACGATTATGGGATAGAAGCCGAAGTAGAAGAATTCAAAAAAATACAACGCAAAAAACTCCGCCCATTCTACGGCTAA
- a CDS encoding glutamate synthase-related protein: MVQILLTDPQKCDGCNECIEACEKTTGHASIFLNELEDGYHAIVCQQCVDPACARGCFRDAIRKEHGIVKIEQEACIGCKLCMLMCPIGAITYSENGMIKCDQTCIEKPGDTPACVAACEKGCLEAVDVREVVSDIQKGFELKTATSSSSLTPSSPSSDLAAATQGLCVFCGTCEVVCPVDAIKVVESHPEIDRRKCIMCGSCLAACPVLLPTGAGSIWDPRTIANIRYTSKAGKYVLRGFGTERRLPNFDDILIVPAQASIAPVDKYREPCNTQVTLGTRYAEEPLTLQTPVLIAGMSFGALSKESKLALAKGSAMVGSCANTGEGGMLPEERELSDKLIVQYSSGRFGVSSEYLNVGDAIEVKIGQGAKPGMGGHLLAEKVSPEVAKIRGIPEGTDALSPARFLDAKDKEDLAKHIELLREVTDWRVPIIVKFGPGRVYEDVRIAAEAGADIIAVDGMEGGTGAAPEVVIEHTGIPTLSALVQAVKSLEDMGLKDEIDLIITGGIRSGADVAKAMAMGADAVYIGTGAMIAMGCRACRMCYTGKCPVGVATQDPELRKRLDVDIAARKVANYIKAMTEETKMLAQLAGHDDIRQFNPDDLRALDTNTAAITGLKLINE; the protein is encoded by the coding sequence ATGGTTCAAATACTCTTAACAGACCCTCAAAAATGTGACGGATGCAATGAATGTATAGAAGCATGTGAAAAAACTACAGGTCACGCATCAATCTTTTTAAATGAATTGGAAGATGGATACCACGCTATCGTATGCCAACAATGCGTGGATCCAGCATGTGCAAGAGGATGTTTCAGAGATGCTATAAGAAAAGAACACGGTATAGTTAAAATAGAACAAGAGGCATGCATAGGCTGCAAACTCTGCATGCTAATGTGCCCAATAGGTGCCATAACATATTCAGAAAATGGCATGATAAAATGTGACCAAACTTGCATAGAAAAACCAGGGGACACACCAGCATGTGTAGCAGCATGCGAAAAAGGATGCCTAGAAGCAGTTGACGTGAGAGAAGTTGTAAGTGACATACAAAAAGGCTTTGAATTAAAAACCGCGACATCATCAAGTTCATTAACACCATCTTCACCATCATCAGACCTTGCAGCAGCCACCCAAGGACTCTGCGTATTCTGCGGAACCTGTGAAGTAGTATGCCCAGTAGATGCAATAAAAGTCGTTGAAAGCCACCCTGAAATCGACAGGAGAAAATGTATAATGTGTGGATCATGTCTAGCAGCATGTCCAGTACTCTTACCAACTGGCGCCGGGAGCATATGGGATCCAAGGACAATAGCAAACATAAGATACACATCCAAAGCAGGTAAATATGTCCTAAGGGGCTTTGGAACTGAAAGAAGACTGCCGAACTTCGACGACATACTAATAGTACCGGCACAAGCATCAATAGCACCAGTAGACAAATACAGAGAACCCTGTAACACCCAAGTAACCCTCGGAACAAGATATGCAGAAGAACCCCTCACACTCCAAACACCAGTACTCATAGCAGGAATGTCATTCGGAGCCCTTAGCAAAGAAAGCAAACTAGCACTAGCCAAAGGTTCAGCCATGGTAGGATCTTGCGCCAACACAGGTGAAGGTGGAATGCTACCAGAAGAAAGAGAACTATCAGACAAACTCATAGTACAATACTCATCAGGAAGATTCGGAGTCTCATCAGAATACCTAAACGTTGGAGACGCAATAGAAGTGAAAATAGGCCAAGGAGCCAAACCAGGAATGGGAGGGCACTTACTAGCCGAAAAAGTAAGCCCAGAAGTCGCCAAAATCAGAGGCATACCAGAAGGTACAGACGCTTTAAGTCCCGCAAGATTCTTGGATGCAAAAGACAAAGAAGATTTGGCAAAACACATAGAACTCCTCAGAGAAGTTACAGACTGGAGAGTGCCCATCATAGTCAAATTCGGACCAGGAAGAGTATACGAAGATGTTAGAATAGCAGCAGAGGCAGGAGCAGATATAATAGCCGTAGACGGGATGGAAGGCGGTACAGGAGCAGCTCCAGAAGTCGTGATAGAACATACAGGCATACCCACACTCTCAGCACTAGTACAGGCAGTAAAAAGCCTAGAAGACATGGGCCTAAAGGATGAAATAGACCTTATTATAACCGGTGGTATAAGAAGTGGTGCAGATGTGGCCAAGGCAATGGCAATGGGGGCAGACGCGGTGTACATAGGGACAGGTGCAATGATAGCAATGGGATGCCGAGCCTGCAGAATGTGCTACACAGGAAAATGTCCAGTAGGTGTCGCGACACAAGACCCAGAGCTGAGAAAAAGGTTAGATGTTGATATAGCGGCAAGAAAAGTCGCAAATTACATAAAGGCCATGACTGAAGAAACCAAGATGCTAGCACAACTTGCAGGACATGACGACATAAGACAATTTAACCCAGACGACTTACGTGCACTGGACACGAACACAGCAGCAATAACCGGACTAAAACTAATAAACGAATAA
- a CDS encoding RNase J family beta-CASP ribonuclease, which translates to MTVEIIAIGGYEEVGKNMSAVKINDDVVIFDMGIHLDRVHIHEDTDIARMHSLDLIERGVIPDDTLMREVNGKVRAIVFTHGHLDHIGGVAKLAHRYNAPIIGTPYTIALIERIIKSERKFNVPNRLEVLNAGEKCQLSPEMTLEFINATHSIPQSVIAALHTPEGIIVYGLDFKFDDHQIISPPPDYHRLKELGRKGVLALIVETTRVADSEEVKTPSEKVARIILEDIMKRPLEEKSAMIVTTFSSHIERIQAISDIAKKSNRQILLLGRSMERYCSLAESMGILKLPENASIFGSPKSVNRALARAEAKREDYLLVTTGHQGEPDALLPRIANGKTQFNVKQGDNIIISAPVIPNPMNIANRNLMEKRLISSGARIYTNAHVSGHAGKEDHRDFLRMLNPVHVIPAHGDIYMLSAYAELAEEEGYRLGNDIHILRNGQAQVFNGGI; encoded by the coding sequence GTGACCGTTGAAATCATCGCCATCGGAGGATACGAAGAAGTAGGAAAAAACATGTCAGCAGTCAAAATAAACGACGACGTAGTAATATTCGACATGGGAATACACCTCGACAGAGTACATATACATGAAGATACCGACATTGCAAGGATGCACAGCCTAGACCTCATCGAAAGAGGTGTCATACCAGATGACACACTCATGAGAGAAGTTAACGGGAAAGTAAGGGCAATAGTGTTTACACACGGCCACCTAGACCACATCGGAGGAGTGGCGAAACTAGCTCACCGCTACAACGCACCAATAATAGGAACACCCTACACCATAGCATTAATAGAACGCATAATAAAATCAGAGAGAAAATTCAACGTCCCCAATAGGTTAGAAGTTCTAAATGCTGGTGAAAAATGTCAACTATCACCTGAAATGACACTAGAATTTATAAATGCTACACATAGCATACCCCAGTCGGTCATAGCAGCCCTACACACACCAGAAGGTATAATAGTATATGGTCTAGATTTCAAATTCGACGACCACCAGATAATATCACCACCCCCAGATTACCATCGCCTAAAGGAATTAGGACGTAAAGGAGTGCTGGCATTAATAGTGGAAACAACAAGAGTAGCTGACTCAGAGGAGGTTAAAACACCATCAGAGAAAGTTGCAAGGATAATACTCGAGGATATAATGAAAAGACCACTCGAAGAAAAATCCGCCATGATAGTAACCACATTCTCATCACACATCGAACGTATACAAGCCATAAGCGACATAGCGAAAAAAAGCAACCGGCAAATACTTCTACTTGGAAGGTCAATGGAAAGATATTGCAGCCTAGCAGAATCCATGGGGATTTTAAAATTACCAGAAAATGCGAGCATATTCGGAAGTCCCAAATCAGTTAACAGGGCCCTTGCAAGGGCCGAGGCCAAAAGAGAAGATTATCTGCTCGTGACAACAGGGCATCAGGGCGAACCAGACGCCCTACTGCCCAGGATAGCCAATGGTAAAACGCAATTTAATGTAAAGCAAGGAGACAACATCATCATTTCAGCTCCAGTAATACCCAATCCAATGAATATAGCAAATCGCAATCTCATGGAGAAAAGGCTCATATCAAGTGGGGCCAGGATTTATACAAACGCTCATGTATCAGGACATGCTGGTAAAGAGGATCACAGGGACTTCCTTAGGATGCTCAACCCAGTCCATGTAATCCCAGCCCACGGCGACATTTACATGTTATCAGCATATGCTGAACTCGCCGAAGAAGAAGGTTACAGGTTGGGTAACGACATCCACATACTAAGGAATGGACAAGCCCAAGTCTTCAATGGAGGGATCTGA
- a CDS encoding glutamate--tRNA ligase, whose amino-acid sequence MDLEKIIYKYALINAVKHKGKALDKAVIGAIMSNEPQLRKKPQKVLEKTKNIVEKVNKLTPKQQKKELKKLGIKLKEKKEAEKKKKLPPLPNTQEKVILRFAPNPSGPLHIGHARAAILNHEYAKKYNGKLILRMEDTDPRRVDPKAYKMIQEDLKWLGIKWDQLIIQSDRIPTYYKYAKKLLQKGGGYICTCEPAKFKKLKDQSKPCPCRNLKTEENLKRWEKMHQLQEGEAVLRVKTDLKHKNPAIRDWVALRIVDEPHPRTGKKYRVYPTMNFAVTIDDHLLGITHVLRGKDHITNTEKQEYLYKHLKWKPPIFIHYGRLHMDNIQLSTSKTREGIQKGTYKGWDDPRLGTIRAIKRRGIQAQAIREAMIEIGAKIADSTLTWKKIYGLNKNILDEIANRYFFVAQPTPFKIKNLPEHLKGTIERPLHPDHPERGQRKIPFNGKVYIQKDDLKNAKILRLVDAVNVKIKNNSLEYHSSSLEEARKHNAKIIHWVPMDENIPANVIMPNAKTVKGLLEPAAKNLKTDQIVQLERFGFARVDKTNKKTTFYYAHK is encoded by the coding sequence ATGGACCTAGAAAAGATAATATACAAATACGCCCTAATAAACGCGGTCAAACACAAAGGCAAAGCCCTAGACAAAGCAGTGATAGGAGCCATCATGAGTAACGAACCACAACTCAGAAAAAAACCCCAAAAAGTCCTGGAAAAAACAAAAAATATAGTAGAAAAAGTCAACAAACTAACCCCCAAACAACAAAAAAAAGAACTAAAAAAACTAGGAATAAAACTAAAAGAAAAAAAAGAAGCCGAAAAAAAGAAAAAACTACCACCACTACCCAACACCCAAGAAAAGGTCATTTTAAGATTCGCCCCAAACCCAAGCGGGCCACTCCACATAGGACATGCAAGAGCCGCAATACTAAACCACGAATACGCCAAAAAATACAACGGCAAACTAATACTCCGCATGGAAGACACAGACCCCAGAAGAGTAGACCCCAAAGCCTACAAGATGATACAAGAAGACCTAAAATGGCTAGGAATAAAATGGGACCAACTCATAATACAAAGCGACAGAATCCCAACCTACTACAAATATGCGAAAAAACTACTACAAAAAGGCGGAGGATACATCTGCACATGTGAACCGGCAAAATTCAAAAAACTAAAAGACCAATCCAAACCATGCCCATGCAGAAACCTGAAAACAGAAGAAAACCTCAAACGCTGGGAGAAAATGCACCAACTACAAGAAGGAGAAGCAGTCCTCAGAGTGAAAACAGACCTCAAACACAAAAACCCAGCCATAAGAGACTGGGTAGCCCTCCGCATAGTAGATGAACCACACCCACGCACAGGAAAAAAATACAGAGTATACCCCACAATGAACTTCGCAGTAACAATAGACGACCACCTACTAGGAATAACCCACGTACTCAGAGGAAAAGACCACATAACAAACACAGAAAAACAAGAATACCTCTACAAACACCTAAAATGGAAGCCACCCATATTCATACACTACGGCCGACTACACATGGACAACATACAACTAAGCACATCCAAAACAAGAGAAGGAATACAAAAAGGAACATACAAAGGATGGGACGACCCAAGACTAGGCACAATAAGAGCCATAAAAAGGCGAGGAATACAAGCACAGGCCATAAGAGAAGCCATGATAGAAATCGGCGCAAAAATAGCAGACTCAACCCTAACCTGGAAAAAAATCTACGGCCTAAACAAAAACATACTAGATGAGATAGCCAACAGATACTTCTTCGTAGCCCAACCCACACCATTCAAAATCAAAAACCTCCCAGAGCACCTGAAAGGTACAATAGAAAGACCATTACACCCAGACCACCCAGAAAGAGGCCAAAGAAAAATACCATTCAATGGCAAAGTCTACATCCAAAAAGACGACCTCAAAAACGCAAAAATACTAAGACTAGTAGATGCCGTCAACGTCAAAATAAAAAATAACAGCCTAGAATATCACAGCAGTAGCCTAGAAGAAGCGAGAAAACACAATGCAAAAATAATACACTGGGTGCCAATGGACGAGAACATACCAGCCAATGTAATAATGCCAAACGCAAAAACTGTAAAGGGCTTACTCGAACCAGCCGCCAAAAACCTCAAAACCGATCAAATAGTACAACTTGAAAGATTCGGATTCGCAAGAGTAGATAAAACAAACAAAAAAACCACATTCTATTACGCTCACAAATAA